One genomic window of Salvia miltiorrhiza cultivar Shanhuang (shh) chromosome 4, IMPLAD_Smil_shh, whole genome shotgun sequence includes the following:
- the LOC131020052 gene encoding U-box domain-containing protein 62-like isoform X2, with protein MFHRSFPTQDDVVDVSSRPISTTLTLITLPNLQLPLKTLILMASEKLGMVPTQQIHNGLNQHPQLVFPEAFACAPQPPHRRPAATGDPGPKAATRELTACFLDHHHYFHPQPQQQQQPPPQPSQFRHQWNANSRSSGGDATEDDDAEDDDDDGDDGDDEEEEEVGNNMENIVTVAKACGSNQKDRYSVTVNSNSHKLKHISALGFKDGNMRQCGNKTNLRSDKSGEVYYSQYLNGAEGPSTSSGQKDIPTAENGCGFSGSKEGSYLSESGDSLRATLLDPLTGTLMEEAMILPCGHSFGSDGIQQVIRMKACYTCSQPVSEDVIAPNLSLRLAVQAFIREEESHINYMPKRRRERYDLKGTFLDSMLTDQPRGKGVQFPFAVMDRVIIKGNKRTPQRFVGREAIVTTQCLNGWYVVKTLDNAESVKLQYRSLAKVSESPSSKPSPIKTTPNWL; from the exons ATGTTCCATCGTTCTTTCCCAACACAAGACGACGTCGTTGATGTTTCCTCACGCCCAATTTCCACAACTCTAACCCTAATCACTCTTCCCAACCTCCAACTCCCACTCAAAACCCTAATCTTAATGGCATCTGAAAAGTTGGGGATGGTCCCAACTCAACAAATTCACAACGGACTCAACCAGCATCCTCAGCTAGTTTTCCCAGAAGCTTTCGCCTGCGCCCCGCAGCCGCCGCACCGCCGTCCCGCCGCCACTGGTGATCCCGGCCCAAAAGCCGCCACCAGAGAGCTCACTGCGTGCTTCCTAGATCACCACCACTATTTCCATCCTCAGccccagcagcagcaacagccgcCGCCACAGCCGTCCCAATTCCGCCACCAATGGAACGCCAACAGCCGTAGCTCTGGCGGCGACGCGACAGAGGATGATGACGCGGAAGATGACGACGACGACGGGGATGACGGGGACGATgaggaagaggaggaagttgggaataaTATGGAGAATATTGTTACTGTCGCTAAAGCATGTGGCAGTAATCAGAAAGATAGGTATAGTGTTACTGTTAACAGTAATAGTCACAAGCTGAAACACATTTCAGCATTAG gTTTCAAAGACGGAAACATGAGACAGTGTGGAAATAAAACAAATCTTAGGAGTGATAAAAGTGGTGAAGTTTACTACTCGCAGTATTTGAATGGGGCAGAGGGTCCCAGCACTTCATCAGGGCAGAAGGATATTCCAACAGCGGAGAATGGCTGTGGATTTAGTGGAAGTAAGGAGGGGTCATATCTAAGTGAATCAGGGGATTCCTTGAGGGCTACCCTATTGGACCCTCTAAC CGGGACACTTATGGAAGAAGCTATGATATTGCCTTGTGGACATTCCTTTGGCAGCGATGGAATACAACAAGTTATTAGAATG AAAGCTTGCTATACATGCTCGCAACCAGTGTCGGAGGACGTAATTGCTCCAAACCTCT CTCTACGCCTAGCTGTTCAGGCTTTCATTAGAGAAGAAGAATCACATATTAATTATATGCcgaaaagaagaagagaaagatATGATCTG AAGGGgacatttcttgattctatgcTCACAGATCAGCCGAGGGGAAAAGGAGTTCAGTTCCCATTTGCTGTTATGGATCGAGTTATAATAAAG GGTAACAAGAGAACACCTCAACGATTTGTGGGGCGTGAGGCTATTGTTACCACTCAGTGCTTGAATGGATG GTATGTGGTGAAGACTTTGGATAATGCAGAAAGCGTGAAGCTTCAGTATCGCTCGCTAGCTAAAGTCTCGGAGAGTCCATCTTCAAAGCCATCACCAATCAAGACGACACCCAACTGGCTGTAG
- the LOC131020052 gene encoding U-box domain-containing protein 62-like isoform X1, with protein MFHRSFPTQDDVVDVSSRPISTTLTLITLPNLQLPLKTLILMASEKLGMVPTQQIHNGLNQHPQLVFPEAFACAPQPPHRRPAATGDPGPKAATRELTACFLDHHHYFHPQPQQQQQPPPQPSQFRHQWNANSRSSGGDATEDDDAEDDDDDGDDGDDEEEEEVGNNMENIVTVAKACGSNQKDRYSVTVNSNSHKLKHISALGFKDGNMRQCGNKTNLRSDKSGEVYYSQYLNGAEGPSTSSGQKDIPTAENGCGFSGSKEGSYLSESGDSLRATLLDPLTGTLMEEAMILPCGHSFGSDGIQQVIRMKACYTCSQPVSEDVIAPNLSLRLAVQAFIREEESHINYMPKRRRERYDLQKGTFLDSMLTDQPRGKGVQFPFAVMDRVIIKGNKRTPQRFVGREAIVTTQCLNGWYVVKTLDNAESVKLQYRSLAKVSESPSSKPSPIKTTPNWL; from the exons ATGTTCCATCGTTCTTTCCCAACACAAGACGACGTCGTTGATGTTTCCTCACGCCCAATTTCCACAACTCTAACCCTAATCACTCTTCCCAACCTCCAACTCCCACTCAAAACCCTAATCTTAATGGCATCTGAAAAGTTGGGGATGGTCCCAACTCAACAAATTCACAACGGACTCAACCAGCATCCTCAGCTAGTTTTCCCAGAAGCTTTCGCCTGCGCCCCGCAGCCGCCGCACCGCCGTCCCGCCGCCACTGGTGATCCCGGCCCAAAAGCCGCCACCAGAGAGCTCACTGCGTGCTTCCTAGATCACCACCACTATTTCCATCCTCAGccccagcagcagcaacagccgcCGCCACAGCCGTCCCAATTCCGCCACCAATGGAACGCCAACAGCCGTAGCTCTGGCGGCGACGCGACAGAGGATGATGACGCGGAAGATGACGACGACGACGGGGATGACGGGGACGATgaggaagaggaggaagttgggaataaTATGGAGAATATTGTTACTGTCGCTAAAGCATGTGGCAGTAATCAGAAAGATAGGTATAGTGTTACTGTTAACAGTAATAGTCACAAGCTGAAACACATTTCAGCATTAG gTTTCAAAGACGGAAACATGAGACAGTGTGGAAATAAAACAAATCTTAGGAGTGATAAAAGTGGTGAAGTTTACTACTCGCAGTATTTGAATGGGGCAGAGGGTCCCAGCACTTCATCAGGGCAGAAGGATATTCCAACAGCGGAGAATGGCTGTGGATTTAGTGGAAGTAAGGAGGGGTCATATCTAAGTGAATCAGGGGATTCCTTGAGGGCTACCCTATTGGACCCTCTAAC CGGGACACTTATGGAAGAAGCTATGATATTGCCTTGTGGACATTCCTTTGGCAGCGATGGAATACAACAAGTTATTAGAATG AAAGCTTGCTATACATGCTCGCAACCAGTGTCGGAGGACGTAATTGCTCCAAACCTCT CTCTACGCCTAGCTGTTCAGGCTTTCATTAGAGAAGAAGAATCACATATTAATTATATGCcgaaaagaagaagagaaagatATGATCTG CAGAAGGGgacatttcttgattctatgcTCACAGATCAGCCGAGGGGAAAAGGAGTTCAGTTCCCATTTGCTGTTATGGATCGAGTTATAATAAAG GGTAACAAGAGAACACCTCAACGATTTGTGGGGCGTGAGGCTATTGTTACCACTCAGTGCTTGAATGGATG GTATGTGGTGAAGACTTTGGATAATGCAGAAAGCGTGAAGCTTCAGTATCGCTCGCTAGCTAAAGTCTCGGAGAGTCCATCTTCAAAGCCATCACCAATCAAGACGACACCCAACTGGCTGTAG